One segment of Triticum aestivum cultivar Chinese Spring chromosome 2A, IWGSC CS RefSeq v2.1, whole genome shotgun sequence DNA contains the following:
- the LOC123189495 gene encoding uncharacterized protein, which produces MLSSDHPSGPSCSSQSVVRGVGADPATFHAADSPELAHQDPADLVQPCPTFSIRDYVFDSRSKGIKRSWPFHPQSLELCLKRGVKDLLPPFEPPDLLRSRSFYTCVDSEQSAACLEADAFVDLVKAREAGLTNVNTTGINLQSCQSADESLGPSQYTPTEGGKTATDQGGNINELGHTSEAIQAYQEDNICTKASSQTEVARPYLKSLGSSRETSEKKGKLLVKSGSMTDIRQRKDLSYNSSSVSNPKASNTCPVCKVFSSPSNTTLNAHIDQCLYAVSNAEPVVETVIVKPKVKQRKMQLMVDIYKTALPYTLDDLDRRNGTNWAIDLSVPSVNKVVCTKNRSPRVVPSEAKDSERDSDVYVDSNGIKIRILSKPIGAPLVLGNDGLKQVEKHQTGKSTLMKKTSLESKSFRNKKFKVHGKKCNRLNHLKSQVELYPDGDIHVDTSEEEPIMHTQKPTESSSCGRSGTIRQWVCSKRSGITNNLSRKSNNISSDSMKPGTKKLARSRMIGGFDDPQITESYTEAFSSRSTEETATTLEVNENDDQERVSSRLFRSIPRWSSENPSSSSAFPKVPRSAATLAKRKIKEIGRREASRSDKYDTVRNSTSTKCSEPCLSVSIRGLSNDDSKRTVSTSKVLRKHRSVSRTRKRDFSPSISGLVNDFGQEHELDHRHVNNTFSVTNNGTSDKVVKHTQEDTTDNDISYGTDMLALGQGDHQHDVTQQTTSMHMDSEGEEHATQMQCTSVSRNTHEDCCSAISSGSLSLENSKTVPKGSSSMQDQCSTKQSTHHTHVSNIVTNNEMEECQVDPASTKESSTCLTNNREMGLATPRDNSSITSNREDSNQDHVFLAFGRDSSDSPISVASTMSSPVALNGSRNEESGPGQSTVKVRTLEKSMSGSSNQETKSMPPAREGEQLAKEKLYCCSCRESISREPHLDHESSTARSDTFARKQVPQLHMGLRTSSSFSTYQRTDTNSNPYLDSHGQLLTGKVLTESSMSSLSYATDCIRPLLQTQLPSPPSPMLRLMGKNLMVMNSQESGRPQAPKPDYMLGGNYMPPASFVPPDYQHSHSAFIDRTPSARSHQIPLPSVQAGNFVGPPMHGGFMVQSNHHSLQKPYRNPAPVMHHPTYMMKEVIMINDDPPECRSEPQVSMHPPTGTYPTSISVPNNFGPRPFYCHPPPMQILPRENFAGSMPVFPMFGAQRQQVRYSQSLHLTPSRVQPPQGYINPHVYYPQDLR; this is translated from the exons ATGCTATCCAGTGACCACCCTTCAGGCCCCTCGTGCTCCTCCCAGTCTGTGGTTCGGGGTGTGGGTGCTGATCCAGCGACGTTCCACGCCGCCGACTCTCCGGAGTTGGCACACCAAGATCCTGCGGATCTTGTCCAACCGTGTCCCACCTTCTCCATAAG AGATTATGTTTTTGATTCGAGGAGCAAAGGCATCAAGAGAAGTTGGCCTTTCCACCCGCAGTCGCTGGAACTTTGCTTGAAGCGTGGAGTTAAAGATCTACTGCCTCCATTCGAGCCTCCCGATTTGCTCCGGTCAAGGTCTTTCTATACTTGCGTAGACTCTGAGCAGTCTGCTGCATGCCTAGAAGCCGATGCTTTTGTTGATTTGGTAAAGGCTAGAGAAGCTGGTTTGACAAATGTGAATACAACTGGTATCAACCTCCAGTCATGTCAATCAGCAGATGAGTCACTTGGTCCATCTCAATACACTCCTACAGAGGGTGGGAAGACTGCTACTGACCAAGGTGGAAATATAAATGAATTAGGCCATACTAGTGAGGCTATACAAGCATATCAGGAAGATAATATTTGCACCAAAGCAAGTTCGCAGACAGAGGTTGCTCGACCCTATTTGAAAAGTCTTGGCTCATCACGTGAGACTTCAGAAAAGAAGGGCAAGTTGCTAGTCAAGTCAGGCTCTATGACAGATATCCGTCAGAGAAAAGATTTATCATACAACTCTAGCTCGGTTTCGAATCCAAAGGCTTCAAATACCTGTCCTGTTTGCAAAGTCTTCTCGTCTCCATCAAATACCACTTTGAATGCACACATAGATCAGTGCCTTTATGCTGTGTCTAATGCCGAGCCAGTAGTAGAGACGGTTATTGTGAAGCCAAAAGTGAAGCAGAGGAAGATGCAACTGATGGTGGACATTTACAAGACAGCCCTTCCATACACTCTTGATGACCTTGATCGGAGGAACGGGACTAACTGGGCTATCGATTTGTCTGTGCCATCTGTGAACAAGGTGGTTTGCACTAAGAACCGTAGCCCACGAGTGGTACCATCTGAAGCAAAAGATAGTGAAAGAGATAGTGATGTCTATGTTGATTCAAATGGCataaaaatcagaattttatccaAGCCTATTGGTGCACCTTTGGTCTTGGGCAATGATGGTTTAAAGCAAGTTGAAAAGCACCAGACTGGAAAGAGTACATTGATGAAAAAGACATCCTTGGAATCTAAATCATTTAGGAATAAAAAGTTCAAGGTACATGGAAAGAAGTGCAACCGACTAAACCATTTGAAATCTCAG GTTGAATTATACCCAGATGGGGATATCCATGTTGACACCTCTGAGGAGGAGCCGATCATGCATACACAGAAACCTACTGAAAGCAGCAGTTGTGGTCGTTCGGGAACTATAAGGCAATGGGTGTGCTCCAAGCGTTCGGGTATCACTAACAATTTGAGCAGAAAGTCAAATAATATATCGTCAGATAGCATGAAACCCGGAACAAAGAAATTGGCTAGGAGCCGCATGATTGGTGGCTTTGATGATCCTCAAATTACAGAAAGTTATACTGAGGCATTTTCTTCACGGTCAACAGAAGAGACAGCCACCACTTTGGAAGTCAATGAAAATGATGATCAGGAAAGGGTTTCTTCAAGATTGTTCAGATCAATTCCCAGATGGTCATCAGAAAATCCTTCATCCAGCAGTGCCTTCCCAAAAGTACCTAGATCAGCTGCTACTCTTGCGAAGAGAAAAATTAAGGAAATTGGAAGAAGAGAAGCTTCTAGGTCTGATAAGTATGATACAGTGAGGAATTCCACCTCAACAAAATGCTCTGAACCTTGTCTTTCTGTTTCCATTAGAGGTCTGAGTAATGATGACTCAAAGAGGACAGTGTCTACTTCTAAGGTGTTAAGAAAACACAGATCTGTATCGAGGACTCGCAAGCGTGACTTTTCACCTTCTATTAGTGGGCTAGTCAATGATTTTGGTCAAGAGCATGAACTTGATCACAGACATGTAAACAATACCTTCAGCGTTACTAATAATGGCACATCCGATAAGGTTGTAAAGCATACCCAAGAAGATACCACAGATAATGATATCTCTTATGGAACTGACATGCTGGCATTGGGGCAAGGGGATCATCAGCATGATGTGACACAACAAACAACAAGTATGCATATGGATTCTGAAGGTGAAGAACATGCAACTCAAATGCAATGTACCTCGGTCTCCAGAAATACTCATGAGGACTGTTGCAGTGCAATAAGTAGTGGTTCTTTGAGTCTTGAAAATAGCAAAACTGTGCCCAAAGGAAGTTCATCAATGCAGGATCAATGCTCCACTAAGCAATCCACACATCATACTCATGTGTCAAACATTGTTACCAATAATGAGATGGAGGAATGTCAGGTAGACCCAGCTTCAACTAAGGAATCTAGCACCTGCTTAACTAATAACAGGGAAATGGGTCTTGCAACTCCTCGGGATAACTCGTCAATAACGTCGAACAGAGAAGACTCTAACCAAGATCATGTTTTTTTGGCATTTGGTCGGGACTCATCAGACTCTCCTATTTCGGTTGCCTCAACTATGTCTTCTCCAGTTGCTTTGAATGGTTCAAGAAATGAAGAGTCAGGACCAGGCCAATCGACCGTAAAGGTTAGGACACTTGAAAAGAGCATGTCTGGGAGCTCAAATCAGGAGACGAAGTCGATGCCTCCAGCTAGAGAAGGTGAACAGTTGGCTAAGGAGAAGTTGTATTGCTGCTCTTGTCGTGAGAGCATCTCCAGGGAGCCTCACTTAGACCATGAAAGTTCAACAGCCAGATCTGACACTTTTGCTAGAAAACAAGTTCCACAATTGCACATGGGTTTACGGACATCATCATCTTTCAGCACATACCAAAGAACAGACACAAATTCAAACCCTTACTTAGATTCACATGGTCAGCTATTAACTGGCAAAGTTTTAACTGAATCTTCCATGAGCTCCCTGTCTTATGCGACAGATTGTATCAGACCATTATTGCAAACTCAGCTTCCTTCGCCGCCTAGTCCTATGTTGAGACTGATGGGCAAGAACTTGATGGTGATGAACAGCCAGGAGAGTGGGCGTCCTCAAGCTCCAAAGCCAGACTACATGCTGGGAGGGAATTACATGCCACCTGCTAGTTTTGTGCCTCCAGACTACCAACATAGTCATTCTGCATTCATCGACAGAACTCCATCAGCAAGGAGTCACCAGATTCCTCTTCCAAGTGTTCAAGCTGGcaactttgttgggcctccaatgcATGGTGGTTTCATGGTGCAATCTAATCATCATTCTCTGCAGAAACCATACAGGAACCCTGCTCCAGTCATGCATCACCCTACCTACATGATGAAAGAGGTTATCATGATTAATGATGATCCTCCTGAATGCAGAAGTGAGCCACAAGTCAGTATGCATCCTCCCACTGGAACCTATCCAACATCAATCTCCGTCCCAAACAATTTTGGGCCCAGGCCATTTTACTGCCATCCACCCCCGAtgcaaattttgccaagggagaaTTTTGCTGGATCGATGCCTGTTTTCCCAATGTTTGGTGCTCAAAGGCAGCAAGTCAGATATAGCCAATCCTTACATCTCACCCCGTCTCGTGTCCAGCCTCCACAAGGTTACATAAACCCACATGTCTACTATCCGCAGGATTTACGGTGA